ATGGGGTTAAagcagggctcgaatttgggggaaaatccacaagaccattGGGCTTGTTTCTCGACATGTTTAGTGGCCCAGAAATGTCAAAAAAGGTTTCATTTACTGGAGTGGTGTCCAGCTGATGTGTTTTCTCtgagcattattttctgctgaatTGCTTTTTTGAATTTCGACCGAGACCTATTAGCCAAAACGGCATGACTGTTCCATTTTTAAAATCTaatcaaattgttttgaaacagCATTACAGAATTAGGCCCAGTTTTATACATCCCTTGCATTGGCGGCCATTGCTGGTCAAACAATGTACACATGCATGCGTGTACGCGCAACTGTCAGTGAGGGCACTGTTTTTGGCTTTTGGCAAGGAGTCTAATGCAAGGGTCTATGtcgagggcccaatttcataaagctgctaagcagaaaaaaactgcttaaacaacttatttgctaagcaaacaattcAGTGGgccaccagtcacagcaatgtaaacttatgttaatttggttggtaacctttcTCTATTATTGTaggcaatacttttctgtgctaagcaagtttttgtgcttttgaGTTTTATGAATTTTGGCCCTGGACTGTTTACTGTCACGGGACATTTCCTGGCTTAATGTCTTGTGTATTGTTTGCATAGCCTGACGTTTTCTTATGTCAAAATGCCTCTTATTTATTTCATGAAACAGATCTTTGGGTTGTTTTAAACTCTCTGATATCATGGCATGGCTATCTTCGTCTGGTTCCAAGATATTTTCCGGTAATTACCAAGTTTTTCGTTTGAAGTTCAAATTCTCGGCCAAGTATCTGAGTTATAGAACGTACAACAAAAAGGTGGTGGCTAGTTGAGATAAACCAATTTTGTACATGCACCAATTTATTAAACAGTTTGGTGCATGTCAAAGTGGCAATCGGGGAGTGGCAGTCAAAATGTCATACATTGTCATATAATTTAACATTATTGgtacattattgtttttttcctgtgAAAAACTGtctaattattaaaacaaatttcacatttttttaaacagaatttCCTTTGAAAGGTTTTGTCTTTAATTTAAGAGTTGGTTGGCTGATTTTGTACGCATGTACATCtatttaaatgaataaataatttcatgtatttttattggacagatgataataatgattttgTGGAACAGAGATACCTGGAATTTTACCAGTACCTTAATTGCTCCCAATTTAATTGTTCCTAAAAATGCTTTAGTTTAATGGCCAGGCCCCTTGCCTTAAGGGGGTTAACATGGctagggcccaagttcataaagctgtttcaCAAATTCCTTTGCTTAacaagaaatgagcaggataccagtcaattCTAAGCAAGAGTCTTCTGTGGTGAGCaagtgcttacaggctttttatgaaattgggcccagtggcTTTTTGCCAAACCTCTGCTGAGGCTTTTGTCTCTGGCTTAAGACtttgtttgatgttttaaaCACTGTACACAaatcggactcaagttctggtggttaagtcatcgacacttgtgtccttgagcaagacacttgaccttaagcttctctccacccaggggtaaaatgggtacctgtgagggcagagatggtttatgtgaatgattagcttggagCGCAGTAACTCGCAGCAcggactgtatactccccagggagctccAAAGCTGAGGTTTGGAAAACGCCACAAGAAAAGTGTCTACCCTTAAGGAATTTTGGGGcatgtaaataaaaaaggggGTGCAGTCACTTTGTCAGATATTTGTCCGATTATAAATGTGCAGTTGGGACAGAACACACCATTTTCAAAAGCTGTATGTACGTTCGTGTCATTTTGTGAGACCCGTTGTTTTTTGGAGTATCCATAAATGACTATGCTGCATATATGAGtccttttaaatgttttgtcgTCTGctctgaaaataattttgtttacttattatgATCATCACATTTTGTAAACAAGTATTATTTATTAAACATTATGAACACTTACAAGAAACTAACTGTTTTGCAACATCTTTGATTGAGGTCCGGTTTCGTTTaaagccttaaaggaacacgttgccttggatcggacgagttggtcaaaacaaaagcgtttgtaaccgttttttataaaatgcatatggttggaaagatgttataaaagtaaaatacaatgatccacacaagtttgcctcgaaattgcgtggttttctttctactgtgcgaactaacatggtcggccatttatgggagtcaaaattttgacccccataaatggccgacgtgttagtcgacgaggtaaaaggaaaaccacgcaatttcgaggcatgtttgtgtggatcattgtattctacttttacaacatctttctacccatatgcattttataaaaaacggttacaaacgcttttcaaagaccaactcgaccgatccaaggcaacgtgttcctttaagccaaaGCGCAATTTAATTGAGCTgcctaagcacaacaaaactaagcttgccaaaataaggttaccagccaaaatatcatgtcGCATGATGATGTAtatctgtgactggtttcctgcaaacttttgctaagcagaaaaaaactgTTTAGCAAAACTTGTTGATTTCCTGgagcttaagcacaaaaagtacttaagcacaacaaaataatgattaccagattaaggttaccagccaaactactgtgccacatgtacaaattgtgactggtgtcctgatcatttctgcttagcagaaaagtgtcaagcaatactttctgcttatagcagctctataaaattgggtccaggtttCAGCAATTGACAAATTGCTTCTTGTGAAAACTAGCATATATTTTGGGTTCCAATTTGGGGTAGTTTTATATCTCAATATTGGAATAATCTCCAGGTATGAACCAGTGATGACTTCACAGGTGAATACAATAATTGAAAAGGGATGGATTGGGGTATAAGGAATTCCAATCGGGGTAGTTTCAAGGGGTTATGTTCACCCAAGGGGGGTACTTcactcgtccccagcgccttgctttaaccaaaggcgctgggatgggcaaacgtatcatgcacgcacattggtttaataatgcgcagtcccatcatgcatcacactcacactgcaccgtatttctatgcactgtacgcatgacgtacttcctgaacaaaaatctgtgcaagcgattagcccatcccagcgatcctggatagactggccgctggggccgagcgaaaggGGGTACTGAGTAATGATACATATTTGTCAATgtgggacactaggtggcagcagactttccaaGTAACTCCATTGTTCCTGGCAATGTGCACATACTCAGAACTACAACTTTACGAATTAAACTGGGCTGGATTATACAGAGGGCTAAGActaataactcctaaagagtcctaggtTCAGTCCTAAAGTTAcaactatctttgtgaaataccccccccccacttccGAAGGGCACACAATATGGCTGAACTGTttactgcttagcaataattagcatgataccagtcaaaaaGGTGTAAATTTAGCATATTTTGTATGATGGTGACCATAACCCGGTAAGCAAAATGTTGCTGTgctaagctgctttttgtgcttcagcagttctatgaaatttagCCCCACTAACAGTCTGATTGCTGATACTTTtcttaaaacataaaaataaaatgtaaaatcaGCAAAttgctgtgttttttttgttgagtaAGTGTACAAATAATCAACTAAttttattaaaagaaaaacaatgttgaataacaaaaacaactaacTCGGTTGGAAAATAAAGGGATAAGTTTGATCAGTTCTGAGAACAGTAAGTTCCCTGCTGGTCTTCACAaatttctcataattttttgaaaatgtttggtTATGATTTAGGCCTATGTccttttgtttattaaattcTTGATGCATGTTCTTAGCTCCAAATGACTCTGTATTTAAACCAGTTTTTAGTGagatttttttcactttttaatttCTAATATAAATGGTTGAGTATGCTCATGAATATGTGCAGATGTGTTGAACATTAATTCACGACTATAAATACTTAACTCGTTATGTGAGtatttattttcatgaaataaaacaattcacgtttgctattgtttttttttttgtaatgtacACTTGGCCGCAATGTTGCACTTGGATGATACAAAGAATATATAATGTAGAAGTCTTTGTCACTTTGTAAGAAAATTCTTGTTTAGTTTCCGTATGTTCTTTGTCAGTTTGATGCGTTTTGGCCAAGTGGTCTTGTGCACTTGACTAGGGGCtgtcggagtgtgggttcgggtctttaggcctggagccttttttattttgcatctgaaagtgcacaaatttattattattctcttgcaacttcgatgaccaattgagtcccagatttcacaggtttgttattttatgcatatgttgggatgtaCTAGACTTGATacaagtcttagattgtggttattcttctgcatctcagccacgaTAAACGcccacattattagctatcacgcgccctaactcgcaatctaaATGACAAAGGCTAAATGAGGAACGTTGATCACAAGAGGGCACTGTTTGTAGCGGAtatcaggacgactaaaaagccatgatcaaagacttggaaccaagtctaggatagaccaagtaagaatacactggtctttgacaataaccaaaggtgtctagtgtctaAATCCTGCCACTATACAGCCTCGAAATTGGACCGATCAATGTTAAGAAAGATGAATTGAACATGAATATAATGATAATACAGTACTTCAACAAAAAATCACGAAACAGACCATGAACTTTCTTTCCtgctttttttattgttatttacttaAACTTGCTTTACACACGTCATCATCAGGCCCTATGTCATAACAGTGTAGAGAACGCTGcaaatcattttgcaaaaggggCCGGTCAAATCAGAGATGGTTTATGAAGAACAGAAATCTTAGGATAAGGTTCAAGACTTTGAAAGAACATCTTTGTAACTGATGAGGAGTCCCAAAAGTATTCCAAGTATTGGAGCTGATCCGCCGAGACAATTTGGAGTTGACTTAACGGTATGATTTCTGGTAACGGGCACGGGGTCCGGGACCTCCGAACTTCTTGGGCTCGCAGCGTCTGGGATCGGCAACGAGGAGTGACCTGTCGTATTGGATTAGGATGTCCTTGATTTCCTTCTTGGAGGCTTCGTCGACGTctagaaaataaaacaataaaacacaatgtcacttTTGAATGTAGTTTCAAgtcctgtatgctttgttttaaaaaaagcaagggcaccaaggcattttccatTTCTGTTCAAGCACCACAGTAATAGCTAGCTAGTTGTGTGAGCGAAGAGAGTGCATAGAAAGAGGGAGTTCGCACACGCCCAAGCAAAAactccctgctaacccgtgaaacatGCTGGACAAAAACGTGGAATTCCTTGCTTCCATAAGCGCAGATTcattgcttacggtaagcagagccatgaaacttcTTGGCCCAGTTAAGCCCAGTATATACTTCCTGCAAAGGCACTActaattttgacatcacaaattcgcaacaaatgaTTCACATCAGTTGACTCaagctcaactcctgcgaaatatTCGCTGTGAAATattcacaggaagtataaacTGGGCTTTTATAGGGAAAGGCCCGTTTTTAGATCCAATGTTTTGACTCACATTTCTGGTAGTATGAGACCAGTGACTTTGAGACGGCCTGCCTGATGGCATAGATCTGTGCAATGCGTCCACCTCCCTTGACTCGGACTCTGATGTCAACTCCCTGGAATCGCTCCTTACCCAAAAGCAGGACAGGCTCCATCAGCTGTAAGAGAGAAATAAGAacgtgtaattattattattttatttctctcCAAAGGTCCaataaaataacagacagaaGCAGGCCATGTACCCtttgtttttcaaagggcaagggcatcaaggcattttctccttggtaaagggcaccctatgaggtaATTGAACAATGTTCAACTGGAGCtgttcaaaggcaccaaggcaatgatcagtgATCACATTTGTTGCCTAGGTGATGTCAATGACGTTTTGAGTGTAATGGatggattcattagacattgatgaTCAAATCAGAGTTCTTAGAATTTGAGTCATCATTTTTGAAAGCGGTAAAAAATTTGCCAAATCTGATGACTAGTCTTTCAACATTGGACGAAATGGCACTTTATGATCAAATCTTGTGCATGCtgtctcgtaaccctccggtcTCCGACGGTccggaggatggagggttaatCAACGCAACAAGCTACTCTTCTCGGTGAAGTTGCATTTTCTCACCTTGTACTTCAGTACTTTAGGCTCAAGCATCTCCAAGGGCTTGCCGTTAACTCGGAGGACGCCATTTCCACGCTTGCAATGGGCAACTGCCGTAGCGGTTTTCTGcaaaaataaaagaacaaatttataaaattttTGTAACTTATGTTTTTCTGAATTTTTACAACTTGAAATTTTTCCTAATTCATTCAACAGTTAAACTACGATCACCATTCGCAGATTACCTGCAACtgccgaatttctgcactagccttgtaaagcatagaatgcctagtaacaaggagtacgcacgcgcatttgtaagccaaaattccccgctaactCGTGAATTAGGCGtgacataagcacagaattccctgcttcagtTCAGTAAGGCGCCGATCATTTGCTTTAATTTAATGTAATTGTAattgtaagcagagccatgaaattgggccctgctgctGATGACTGCCCCCTGGGTCAAAATTATTTGCCAAATtgataaatattttaataagGCCCCCGGCCCtatttgaaattgaattatCCGAACTGCgcaaaattgggaaaaaaaatctacttatttaaattaatattataaaacacaaacaacaatatttaagATGTGAAATTAATATTGATTGAAAAACTGTATTTCGAAATGATCGTTTAATAAGCAAGTTCTGGGAGGCTCCTATAATGCCCCCTTAGCCTTCCATTTCCATTTGGCAATAATGCATGTACAGCATATTACGCACAGcacaccaagagagggcgctatgacACGTTAACTTCAGCATTGAAAAATTACCTTTCGTCCGAAGACTTGCACCGATTCACGGGGTGTTTTCGCACTCTGAGACATGGTTCTGTAAGAAAAATATATCACACAAGGTAGAAATGTTAGGAGGTTTATTCTGATTCAATAATTTGTAGATAAAATTTATCGTAAGTCGTATTTAAGGCATTTTTTAGGTTCGGTAGTCGTAGCTTTACCTGTCTCTGTGTGTGTTAATTTAGAAGAGGTCAAGAAACGGGTTTCCCATTCTTGGGTCATTTTCTGAAAAATTCGTCCACTTAAAGAAAGTTAGTAAATTATATTTAATgacatatttgtttttaattatttaaatagtatacacataatcataaacatattatttatatatttcaaTAAATGCTTAAAGaaagaaacatttttatttagaacaattaaataaaagtaTATTTTGCAGTAGTGACTGAGCCTTTGTGTCAAAGGTTGCACTTCCGTTTGTGGACCTGGCCAATCAATGGCGTCAGCGGGAAAAATGGATCCAGATCGCGGGAAGGATTCGCGCCACTTGGATCAAAACAAACCATTATTTGGTCCGAGTGCGTCGACTGCTAGCATCTGCCGCCTTCAAGTGAATAAAAAGTAAGTAAGTGAATATGATTTTCATTGTTTTCCATTAGAATAATCATATAATGAATATTGCAAACTTCGTCTCCTCCTCCTCGCGGGCTTGGGCGTCTGGCATGTCCTGTGTGTATGTGATGTTATGTAGGCGcttgttttgtgtgtttagTGTGTACTGGGATTGGGAATGGGATCAGTTCAATCAATTCAGTGAGTGATGACTGATTATGTGATAGGCCTAACTGGACTCTACTCACCTGCTCACTTGTTAGGCTAGCTCAGCAATCAATGACAGCTTAGCTAATTTCATGTCAAGATGATTGTTTATGTTTCATTGTTATTGAATGTTAGTCAGGCCTATATATATATTAACATATGATAGCAAACTTTCCTTTGATCTATTCTTGATAATCATTAATATTGGGCATGCATGCAGGTTTTAAAAATTTGATGCAGAAGTTTTGAGATTACGAattactttttgtatttttggtaGTAGTAATTGCCTATTATGGGGCCACAAGTTTTTTGCAAAAAGGGATAGGCCTATCTGTATCTCATTCCCATTCATTGAGCATCATCATGTTGGGTAAATTAGATAGTCTACttaaaaagttattatttcatatcatcaaatgaaaaagtggtggtgccatacggaattTTTTCCTTTTCCGAGATATGACAATCAACTTGTCTTCCCTTTCACTGTTTaactttaatttttaatttggcTACTTGTTTGTATGCATGACCCAGGCTCAATCTtgtgtagttgcgataacgtaaccctcctcccgacagctGCCAGgacggagggttacgagatcgGTTCTAGCGGcactggcggccgtcgggaggtgggttacgttattgcaactaaatCTTGTGATTCTTCaatttatattataaatatgatttatataaattataaatgaCAAACGTTCCTATTTTAATGCAATTAAGTCTTACCTGCTGACTATCAAATCTTTTCCCACCCTTTCAGTTCAGTTTAAT
This region of Asterias amurensis chromosome 22, ASM3211899v1 genomic DNA includes:
- the LOC139953697 gene encoding small ribosomal subunit protein uS9 yields the protein MSQSAKTPRESVQVFGRKKTATAVAHCKRGNGVLRVNGKPLEMLEPKVLKYKLMEPVLLLGKERFQGVDIRVRVKGGGRIAQIYAIRQAVSKSLVSYYQKYVDEASKKEIKDILIQYDRSLLVADPRRCEPKKFGGPGPRARYQKSYR